A portion of the Halobacillus ihumii genome contains these proteins:
- a CDS encoding DUF3939 domain-containing protein, whose product MWKKKRQKDRSKQEQSLEVKELSLDQVRKAIHKYADDKPTEIPLSVLINHDLTLDYQLLAPYLHGIPRHRYYMSRETYELFTEEDKQLAYDIDAVQHAVDQYMQQTQETPVIENDPYKKINYFKLEGLGLLPERPERDFYLTNEEFMITYKKPD is encoded by the coding sequence ATGTGGAAAAAAAAGAGGCAGAAAGACCGGTCAAAACAAGAGCAGTCCCTTGAGGTAAAAGAATTATCATTAGATCAAGTACGGAAGGCCATTCATAAGTATGCAGATGATAAACCAACCGAAATCCCGCTAAGCGTGTTAATCAATCACGACTTAACACTCGATTATCAATTGCTGGCACCCTACTTGCACGGCATCCCTAGACATCGCTATTACATGTCGCGGGAAACCTACGAACTATTCACCGAAGAAGACAAACAACTGGCCTATGATATTGATGCCGTCCAACACGCGGTAGACCAGTATATGCAGCAAACACAAGAAACTCCTGTGATTGAGAACGACCCTTATAAAAAGATCAATTATTTTAAGCTTGAAGGGTTAGGACTTTTACCAGAGCGTCCTGAACGTGATTTTTATTTAACAAATGAGGAGTTTATGATTACGTACAAAAAACCGGACTAA
- a CDS encoding competence protein ComK gives MDYIQNREYEVNPQTMALVAKYDRHGQVVTRVIESEEQFDLPFHPGQIIDQSCRYFASSLEGRMAGTKQVAGFTHKPPIVISQKMGMYFFPIISPKRKECSWIAHKYIRSYKGENDHTTTIHFINGVSVNVPVSAGMIANQVQRTAQFRFILEDRLSHTPAASISQPDRVAENLA, from the coding sequence TTGGATTACATTCAAAACAGAGAATATGAGGTAAACCCGCAAACCATGGCTTTAGTCGCCAAGTACGATCGGCATGGGCAGGTGGTTACAAGAGTGATTGAAAGCGAGGAGCAATTTGATTTACCTTTTCATCCTGGTCAAATTATTGATCAATCCTGTCGATATTTTGCCAGCAGCCTTGAAGGACGTATGGCCGGGACTAAGCAAGTAGCTGGATTTACGCATAAGCCTCCCATTGTCATCTCCCAGAAGATGGGCATGTATTTCTTCCCTATTATTTCCCCAAAAAGAAAAGAATGCTCCTGGATCGCCCACAAGTATATTCGTTCTTATAAAGGAGAAAACGATCATACTACGACCATCCATTTTATAAATGGTGTTTCTGTTAATGTTCCGGTTTCTGCAGGGATGATTGCGAACCAAGTCCAGCGAACAGCGCAATTCCGTTTCATCCTTGAGGATCGTCTCAGCCATACGCCAGCAGCCTCTATCTCTCAGCCTGATCGAGTTGCTGAAAATTTAGCTTAA
- a CDS encoding TVP38/TMEM64 family protein, whose product MYLLNITVDKIKKLAEDDRLFDYVLNQLEQLQSFGPLPGIILPMFEAFLPILPLIVFVLANSVVYGLFKGFLYSWIGTAVGSILVFMLVRRLGQKRFFKIIRKNKQVRRVMMWLEEHGFGPLFLLMCFPFSPSSIINVVAGLSTVSRQQFILAVLLGKSVMIFTVAYVGSSIASFAQNPVKSIVVGVCILLFWILGKFIEKRLQHKAEKRKDQNG is encoded by the coding sequence ATGTATTTATTGAATATAACCGTAGATAAAATAAAAAAATTAGCTGAAGATGATCGCTTGTTCGATTATGTGCTTAACCAATTGGAGCAATTACAGAGTTTCGGGCCGCTGCCTGGAATTATACTGCCTATGTTTGAAGCCTTCTTACCGATCTTGCCGCTTATCGTCTTTGTCCTGGCAAATTCGGTCGTATATGGACTGTTTAAAGGATTTTTATATTCCTGGATAGGGACGGCAGTTGGTTCTATTCTTGTCTTTATGCTCGTTCGTCGTCTAGGTCAGAAGAGATTCTTTAAAATAATTAGAAAAAATAAGCAAGTTCGGCGGGTCATGATGTGGCTTGAGGAGCATGGATTCGGGCCTCTCTTTCTATTAATGTGTTTCCCATTCTCGCCTTCCTCTATCATTAATGTTGTAGCAGGTCTGTCTACGGTGAGCCGCCAGCAATTTATCCTGGCTGTTCTGTTAGGGAAATCTGTTATGATCTTTACGGTAGCCTATGTGGGCAGCAGTATCGCCTCGTTCGCGCAAAACCCGGTCAAGTCGATCGTAGTAGGTGTCTGTATTCTATTGTTCTGGATTCTTGGGAAATTTATTGAAAAAAGACTGCAGCACAAAGCAGAAAAACGTAAAGATCAGAACGGTTAG
- the lepB gene encoding signal peptidase I has protein sequence MEDRMMKKFYKIIQAVLVAFLLAFVFKSYFFASYVVDGESMEPTLEDGNLLMVNKVVYDWQTVNRGDVIVFHANEKDDYVKRVIGVEGDHIAFRNDVLYVNGQRVPEPYLDQLRPEDGRLFTTNFTLEEVTGESEVPENQLFVMGDNRRDSLDSRYFGFVPTESIVGKVDVCYWPVSQVDLQFN, from the coding sequence CTGGAGGATAGAATGATGAAAAAATTCTATAAGATCATTCAGGCTGTGCTGGTGGCGTTTCTGTTGGCATTTGTGTTTAAATCTTATTTTTTTGCAAGTTATGTAGTCGATGGGGAGTCAATGGAACCTACTCTCGAAGACGGAAATCTATTGATGGTAAATAAAGTAGTCTATGACTGGCAAACCGTGAACCGTGGAGACGTGATCGTATTTCATGCCAATGAGAAGGATGATTACGTGAAACGGGTCATTGGTGTCGAAGGTGATCACATCGCTTTCCGGAATGATGTATTATATGTAAACGGACAACGCGTGCCCGAACCTTATTTGGATCAATTAAGGCCGGAGGATGGGAGATTATTTACAACCAATTTCACGCTTGAAGAAGTCACCGGGGAAAGTGAAGTTCCTGAAAACCAATTATTTGTGATGGGAGACAACCGAAGAGACAGCTTGGATAGTCGATATTTCGGCTTTGTGCCGACTGAGAGTATTGTTGGAAAAGTAGATGTCTGTTATTGGCCGGTTTCTCAAGTAGATTTACAATTTAACTAG
- the addB gene encoding helicase-exonuclease AddAB subunit AddB: MAIQFLLGRSGAGKGVRVLEEIEAKLKADPKGRPIMYIVPDQMTFQQEYTLLKRDGVEGSIRAQVFSFSRLAWRVFQETGGGTKKFISSTGIQMMLRKIVEERTSEWRVFQKAIEKQGFIEQLEGMITEFKRYNISPQTLQLQMNAMDQIVHKTSHEEGLRDKLDDLSYIFDHLTDALREQYIDGEDQLQLLADKIPEAQFLEGAEVYLDGFHSFTPQEYTVIEALLKKAARVVVSLTTEMPELEENQELDLFHETKETYFTLKQIAEETGTEIEGIVELDHNYGRLHGQPALLHLERYFDQRPAPEFERETPIQVAEAAHPRAEVEGVAQEILRLVRDEGYRYKDMAVLIREPEVYHSLLETLFEDYGIPVFIDEKKTMLNHPVMELIRSGLDVIEGNFRYDAVFRLLKTGLIPSNNPTFPLTEDAIDELENYVLEYGIRRRDRWFSEEPWIYQRFRGFEQSSQTDEEKQKQKRINAYRRQVTRVLEPFDEQLRGAKTVEERSRAVYSWLETMEIPTQLETWRDRYDERGEIEKGREQEQVWDALLQLLDEMVEMAGDEGISLQVFRSIIESGLESLTFAHVPPSMDHVIVGNVDRSRITGIKASFLLGVTDGVWPMKPTADGMISERERTLLAEGGIKLADGTNRQLLDDRFYMYLALTMATEHLWLSYPLSNEEGKSKVPSQIIQRLDELFPALRDSRVLLKDADDEEDATRFITNPVKTRSALTSQLSRYLRGYPLPSTWWDVLNWYIKTEEKSGLTNRILHSLFYKNQPVDLAQDTKKRMFDGPLKTSVSRLETYHRCSYQYFSRHSLNLEERKTYKLDAPDIGQLFHEALKQITEWVQQEGRDFADLNKNETAHYAEKVMTKLAPVLQNQILHSSNRHHYIKHKLQGVVSRAALILSEQARKSRFSPVGLELGFGTGKDAKLPPLSLGLPNGHELMLRGRIDRVDRALHEQALYLRIIDYKSSEKGLNLTDVYYGLALQMLAYLDVVLTNAEHWLGAPALPAGVLYFHVHNPMVSGKQILGDDQIEEEIFKKFKMKGLLLENEQLVHMMDTSLEKGQSQIIPAGLKANGGFYKGSKTIETEKFNDLRSYIRDVMIEAGQRVTEGEVDLNPFQKGQQRACDYCPFRSVCQFDPSLEDNDYRKLKEWKEEEVIQQIVTREENRFGKLD, encoded by the coding sequence ATGGCGATACAGTTTTTGCTTGGACGCTCCGGAGCAGGTAAGGGCGTGCGAGTGCTTGAAGAGATTGAAGCAAAATTAAAAGCTGATCCTAAAGGACGGCCGATCATGTATATCGTTCCCGATCAAATGACCTTCCAGCAGGAGTATACGCTGCTGAAACGAGACGGGGTAGAAGGATCGATTAGGGCTCAAGTGTTCAGTTTCTCGCGTCTGGCGTGGCGTGTTTTTCAAGAAACAGGCGGCGGAACGAAGAAGTTTATCAGCTCGACCGGCATACAAATGATGCTGAGAAAGATTGTGGAAGAGCGGACGTCAGAGTGGAGAGTTTTTCAGAAGGCTATTGAAAAACAAGGCTTTATTGAACAGCTTGAAGGGATGATTACGGAGTTTAAGCGTTATAACATCTCGCCGCAAACCTTGCAGTTGCAAATGAATGCTATGGATCAGATCGTCCATAAAACAAGTCATGAAGAAGGATTGCGAGATAAGCTTGATGATTTATCCTACATTTTTGATCACCTCACTGATGCATTGAGAGAACAATACATAGATGGGGAGGATCAACTGCAGCTGCTTGCTGATAAAATTCCAGAAGCCCAATTTTTAGAAGGGGCTGAGGTTTATTTAGATGGCTTCCATAGTTTTACACCGCAGGAATATACGGTTATCGAGGCGCTCTTGAAAAAGGCTGCTCGTGTTGTCGTGTCATTAACGACAGAAATGCCTGAGCTTGAAGAAAATCAAGAGTTGGATCTGTTTCACGAAACGAAAGAAACGTACTTTACATTAAAGCAAATCGCTGAAGAAACAGGGACAGAAATTGAAGGCATTGTGGAGTTGGATCATAATTATGGGCGTCTACATGGTCAACCAGCTTTGCTGCACCTTGAGCGTTATTTTGATCAGCGGCCGGCTCCTGAATTTGAGAGAGAAACACCAATTCAAGTTGCCGAGGCGGCTCATCCCCGGGCTGAGGTGGAAGGGGTTGCCCAGGAGATCCTTCGCTTAGTAAGGGATGAAGGCTATCGTTATAAAGATATGGCAGTGCTGATTCGGGAGCCAGAAGTCTATCATAGCTTACTCGAGACTTTATTCGAAGATTATGGGATTCCGGTATTTATTGATGAAAAAAAGACGATGCTGAACCATCCTGTTATGGAATTGATTCGATCAGGTCTTGACGTGATCGAAGGGAATTTTCGTTATGATGCGGTGTTCCGTTTACTGAAAACAGGACTGATTCCGTCGAATAACCCAACCTTTCCGTTAACAGAGGATGCAATTGATGAACTTGAAAACTATGTATTGGAATACGGGATTCGCCGGCGTGATCGCTGGTTTAGTGAAGAACCATGGATTTATCAGCGGTTTAGAGGATTCGAACAATCTTCTCAAACAGATGAAGAAAAGCAGAAGCAGAAGCGAATAAATGCTTATCGCAGGCAAGTCACGAGAGTGCTGGAACCCTTTGATGAACAACTACGAGGGGCGAAGACGGTTGAAGAGCGCTCCCGAGCGGTTTACAGCTGGCTTGAAACAATGGAAATTCCGACACAATTGGAGACATGGCGTGATCGCTACGATGAAAGAGGAGAAATTGAGAAGGGACGCGAGCAGGAGCAAGTCTGGGACGCGCTGCTGCAGCTGTTAGATGAGATGGTTGAGATGGCTGGAGACGAGGGAATTTCGCTTCAAGTGTTTAGAAGTATTATCGAGAGCGGTCTCGAGTCCCTGACATTCGCTCACGTTCCACCGAGCATGGATCATGTGATAGTCGGAAACGTGGATCGTTCTCGTATCACTGGCATCAAAGCATCTTTTTTATTAGGGGTTACAGATGGGGTCTGGCCGATGAAACCAACGGCAGATGGCATGATCTCAGAACGGGAACGGACGCTGTTGGCCGAAGGCGGTATCAAACTGGCCGACGGTACGAACCGCCAGCTGCTTGATGATCGTTTCTATATGTATTTGGCGCTGACGATGGCCACGGAACATTTATGGCTCAGTTATCCATTAAGTAATGAAGAAGGAAAGTCTAAAGTCCCTTCGCAGATCATTCAGCGGCTCGATGAGTTATTTCCAGCTTTACGCGACAGCCGCGTGCTGCTGAAAGATGCAGATGATGAAGAAGATGCCACACGATTTATTACGAACCCTGTGAAAACGCGGTCCGCTTTAACGTCACAGCTATCCCGTTATTTACGTGGCTATCCTCTTCCTTCTACTTGGTGGGATGTTCTGAATTGGTATATCAAGACAGAGGAAAAGAGCGGTCTTACTAATCGAATTTTACACAGTTTATTTTATAAAAATCAGCCGGTTGATTTAGCACAAGATACGAAGAAAAGGATGTTTGATGGTCCGCTGAAGACGAGTGTATCACGGCTAGAAACGTACCATCGCTGTTCTTACCAATATTTTTCGCGTCACAGCTTGAATTTAGAAGAGCGCAAAACGTACAAGCTTGATGCGCCAGACATCGGCCAGCTTTTCCATGAGGCGTTAAAACAGATTACTGAATGGGTTCAGCAGGAAGGGCGTGACTTTGCCGATCTGAATAAGAACGAAACGGCTCATTATGCTGAAAAAGTGATGACCAAACTTGCACCGGTTTTGCAAAATCAAATTCTGCACAGTTCTAATCGCCATCATTACATTAAACATAAGCTTCAGGGTGTCGTGTCCCGGGCTGCTTTAATATTGAGTGAACAAGCTCGAAAAAGCAGGTTCTCGCCGGTCGGCCTTGAGCTTGGATTTGGGACGGGCAAGGATGCCAAGCTGCCGCCGCTATCCCTCGGGCTGCCGAACGGCCATGAGTTGATGCTGCGGGGCCGCATTGACAGAGTAGATCGGGCCTTGCACGAGCAGGCACTTTACTTAAGAATCATCGATTACAAATCGAGTGAAAAAGGCTTGAATTTAACCGATGTTTATTATGGATTAGCCTTACAAATGCTGGCCTACCTTGATGTTGTATTGACGAATGCCGAGCACTGGCTGGGCGCACCGGCACTGCCGGCAGGGGTGCTCTATTTTCACGTTCATAATCCGATGGTGTCAGGAAAGCAAATATTGGGTGATGATCAGATCGAAGAGGAGATTTTCAAGAAGTTTAAAATGAAAGGTCTCCTGCTTGAAAATGAACAGTTAGTACACATGATGGATACGAGTCTTGAGAAAGGACAAAGTCAGATCATTCCAGCCGGACTTAAAGCCAATGGCGGATTTTATAAAGGATCCAAAACGATCGAAACGGAAAAATTCAACGACTTACGAAGTTACATTCGTGATGTTATGATCGAGGCCGGACAACGGGTAACGGAAGGGGAGGTTGATCTTAACCCTTTTCAAAAAGGACAACAGAGAGCCTGTGACTACTGTCCATTCCGCTCCGTTTGCCAGTTTGATCCTTCCCTTGAGGATAACGACTACCGTAAACTCAAGGAATGGAAGGAAGAAGAAGTCATTCAACAGATAGTGACGAGAGAGGAGAATCGATTTGGTAAGCTGGACTAA